Proteins co-encoded in one Dethiosulfovibrio salsuginis genomic window:
- the cas7i gene encoding type I-B CRISPR-associated protein Cas7/Cst2/DevR: MKNNCLTVTYLVKTSLASLNGSDKEADNLSSIKKFTSGDAEYPYGSSQWTRRGLRDQLGAMGWPLSQGQAATIDKGAATTLQDPASYIDDDLFGFMGTVKGQAATKRTSPVRVSPLVALSPFRGDLDFGTNYMSVKDGGNPNIFETEIHSGFYRGTVLIELDRVGADEGFKAPLSSDERAKRVNALLDSLRVLWSSGRQSRYLADISPKFVAGALMSAKNPLFLESLLVHCDDVPEAPLAGALEACGSLVTEHVYGARDGVFGAVPEGTCPIGKAFDIMKNWVDRAYSEGV; encoded by the coding sequence ATGAAGAACAACTGCCTTACCGTGACCTATCTCGTCAAGACCAGCCTCGCCAGCCTCAACGGAAGCGACAAAGAGGCGGACAACCTCTCCAGTATCAAGAAGTTCACCAGCGGCGACGCCGAATATCCCTACGGATCCTCCCAGTGGACCAGGAGGGGTCTCAGGGATCAGCTCGGAGCCATGGGCTGGCCTCTCTCCCAGGGACAGGCCGCCACTATCGACAAAGGGGCCGCCACCACCTTGCAGGATCCCGCCTCCTATATCGACGACGATCTCTTTGGCTTTATGGGAACCGTCAAGGGGCAGGCTGCGACCAAAAGGACCTCTCCCGTCAGGGTATCACCTCTGGTCGCCCTCTCTCCCTTCCGTGGAGACCTGGATTTCGGGACCAACTACATGTCCGTCAAAGACGGAGGAAATCCCAATATCTTCGAGACCGAGATCCACTCGGGTTTCTATCGTGGAACGGTCCTCATAGAGCTGGACAGGGTCGGTGCGGACGAGGGATTTAAGGCTCCCCTCTCCTCCGACGAAAGGGCAAAGAGGGTCAATGCCCTTCTCGATTCCCTCAGGGTTCTCTGGAGCTCGGGCAGACAGAGCCGTTATCTCGCTGACATCTCCCCTAAGTTCGTGGCTGGGGCCCTTATGAGCGCCAAAAACCCCCTCTTCCTCGAGTCCCTGCTGGTTCACTGCGACGACGTTCCCGAAGCTCCCCTCGCCGGTGCTTTGGAGGCCTGTGGCTCTTTGGTGACCGAGCACGTCTATGGAGCCAGGGACGGAGTCTTTGGGGCGGTCCCCGAGGGAACCTGTCCTATCGGCAAGGCCTTCGACATCATGAAGAACTGGGTGGACCGGGCTTACTCCGAGGGAGTGTAG
- the cas6 gene encoding CRISPR-associated endoribonuclease Cas6 has translation MRLDLHLVPVKGNTVRLPRANLHLVQAMIYGLFEKSFAQVLHDVGFERDNRRFKLFSFSWPKGQGRPRMEDGAISFEAPLQVVVTSPLNRILEQISGGALCGGPLRIGNNELECVEVKVFRPAPKNNSVTVKALSPITCYTTEPESGDRKPFVHYHGPKDQEFAAQIDGNLKKKFSLIYPGEEIPQEVVKVIPLGEPRKQAAMFRPKDTVPIVGWWGKYRLEGPDVLLQLALDAGIGAKNSGGWGCLEAPER, from the coding sequence ATGCGTTTGGATTTGCACCTAGTTCCCGTCAAAGGCAACACCGTTCGTCTCCCAAGGGCCAACCTGCACCTGGTTCAGGCCATGATCTACGGTCTTTTCGAGAAGTCCTTCGCCCAGGTCCTCCACGATGTGGGCTTCGAGAGGGATAACCGCCGCTTCAAGCTGTTTTCCTTCTCCTGGCCCAAGGGACAGGGCAGGCCCAGGATGGAGGACGGGGCCATCTCCTTTGAGGCCCCTCTTCAGGTGGTGGTAACCTCACCTCTAAACCGCATTCTGGAGCAGATATCGGGAGGGGCACTGTGCGGCGGGCCGCTCAGAATCGGGAACAACGAGCTCGAATGCGTTGAGGTAAAGGTGTTTCGCCCCGCCCCAAAGAACAACTCGGTAACCGTAAAGGCTCTCTCCCCTATAACCTGCTACACCACCGAGCCAGAGTCTGGCGACCGAAAGCCTTTCGTACATTATCACGGCCCGAAGGACCAGGAGTTCGCCGCCCAGATTGACGGCAACCTGAAGAAGAAGTTCTCCCTCATATACCCCGGCGAGGAGATACCTCAGGAGGTGGTGAAGGTCATACCTCTTGGGGAGCCGAGAAAACAGGCCGCCATGTTCAGGCCTAAAGACACCGTCCCTATCGTGGGATGGTGGGGAAAGTATCGGCTGGAGGGCCCGGACGTTCTGCTACAGCTGGCCCTGGACGCAGGCATAGGGGCAAAGAACTCCGGCGGCTGGGGATGCCTGGAGGCACCGGAGAGGTGA
- the cas2 gene encoding CRISPR-associated endonuclease Cas2: MFVIMIYDVGERRVAKMLKTGRKYLNWVQNSVLEGELSEGLLAKLKAEVKQKIDHESDSVIFYTWRSERYTARDVIGIEKNELALIV, translated from the coding sequence GTGTTTGTTATAATGATATACGACGTAGGAGAGAGACGAGTCGCTAAGATGTTGAAAACAGGGCGAAAGTACCTCAACTGGGTTCAAAACTCCGTCCTTGAGGGCGAGCTCTCCGAGGGACTTCTCGCGAAACTTAAGGCGGAGGTTAAGCAAAAAATAGACCATGAATCGGATAGCGTTATATTCTACACCTGGCGGAGTGAGAGATATACAGCTAGGGATGTTATTGGGATAGAGAAAAATGAACTAGCCCTTATTGTCTAA
- the cas5 gene encoding CRISPR-associated protein Cas5: protein MEALQVLRLGLRAQSASFRVPECHGFQPTLPLPPLTAMTGIVGAALGLDYLSAQDYVVRKGIRFGVIGTSDGRAKDLWKHRKIKGKETITSVLIRELMIGLKTEIFLVSKDSGTIEELRGVFNSPKYALSLGSSDDLALWDTPVAMRDVSLVPLRRLKNTLVRGSLAGRCRMSIDLKNVPLNRPIHPPMVSLLPTSYEGVKGERRVVAKEPFTFVDNELELEQDVMGIVWENKGVPLL from the coding sequence ATGGAGGCTCTACAGGTTTTGAGGCTGGGCCTTCGGGCCCAGTCCGCCTCCTTCAGGGTTCCTGAATGTCATGGTTTTCAGCCGACCCTGCCTCTGCCTCCCCTCACCGCCATGACGGGAATCGTCGGGGCCGCCTTGGGACTGGACTATCTTTCCGCTCAGGATTACGTCGTCCGAAAGGGCATCCGTTTCGGGGTTATAGGCACCTCCGACGGAAGGGCGAAAGACCTTTGGAAACATAGAAAGATAAAGGGCAAGGAGACCATAACCTCCGTTTTGATAAGAGAGCTTATGATAGGGCTCAAGACCGAGATATTCCTGGTCTCTAAGGACAGCGGTACCATCGAGGAGCTGAGAGGGGTTTTTAATTCCCCTAAATACGCCCTTTCCCTGGGGAGCAGCGACGATCTGGCCCTTTGGGATACTCCTGTGGCTATGAGGGACGTATCCTTGGTCCCGTTGAGGAGGCTAAAGAATACCCTTGTCAGGGGAAGTCTCGCCGGTCGCTGTCGCATGTCGATAGACCTTAAAAACGTCCCTCTGAACAGGCCGATCCATCCCCCTATGGTGTCTTTGCTCCCCACCAGCTACGAGGGAGTCAAAGGCGAAAGACGGGTCGTCGCAAAGGAGCCCTTTACCTTCGTGGACAACGAACTTGAGCTTGAACAGGATGTCATGGGAATAGTGTGGGAGAACAAGGGGGTTCCCCTGCTGTGA
- a CDS encoding Synerg-CTERM sorting domain-containing protein, whose protein sequence is MKKLLALVVLVISLCAVQASWASQPYLGRGTWNFTGTGTGTVAGSSETVSAVISGVARVESTGEAGDEWITRFIEESTWKLSSTNGYTQTYSLREDIPMNYHNTDNTYTFSDGGLTWHCVILDENTATMTCKGTTYIEGYRATVNITYNAKRDGVPETPTPTPTPDVPGSSSDSGGGGCTVGAFSPLMALLLVPVLLLRR, encoded by the coding sequence GTGAAGAAATTGCTTGCGTTAGTCGTCCTCGTTATCTCCCTCTGTGCGGTCCAGGCCTCCTGGGCCTCCCAGCCCTATCTGGGCAGGGGAACCTGGAACTTCACCGGAACTGGCACCGGAACCGTGGCCGGATCTAGTGAGACGGTATCCGCCGTCATCAGCGGCGTCGCCAGGGTGGAATCCACCGGAGAGGCCGGGGATGAGTGGATCACCAGATTTATCGAGGAATCCACGTGGAAGTTGAGCAGCACCAACGGTTACACTCAGACCTACTCTCTCAGGGAAGATATTCCAATGAACTATCACAACACCGACAACACCTACACCTTCTCCGACGGCGGTCTGACCTGGCACTGCGTCATACTGGACGAGAACACCGCCACCATGACCTGTAAGGGAACCACCTACATCGAGGGCTATCGGGCGACGGTCAACATAACCTACAACGCTAAAAGGGATGGAGTGCCTGAGACTCCGACCCCGACACCGACTCCAGACGTGCCGGGATCATCCTCCGACAGCGGCGGCGGTGGCTGTACCGTTGGGGCCTTCTCCCCTCTTATGGCCCTTCTCCTCGTTCCTGTACTGTTGCTTCGTAGATAA
- the cas4 gene encoding CRISPR-associated protein Cas4 — protein MNSETMEIGGTLVQSASVCSRQLWLESRKISQDQGNDHLLIGRLIDGNSYSRDRKSVPFGANRFDVMRTEGTTLVIGEIKKSSKSIEAARMQLCHYLYELSLSGVDAKGVLMVPAEKRREEVILSQEAIKNLSDLYGYIREICGKENPPSPQWCRYCNGCAYAEFCWS, from the coding sequence GTGAACTCGGAGACCATGGAAATCGGAGGCACTCTGGTTCAGAGTGCCTCCGTCTGTTCTAGACAACTTTGGCTTGAATCTCGGAAAATATCTCAGGATCAGGGCAACGATCATCTCCTGATAGGGAGATTGATAGACGGAAACTCCTACAGTCGAGACAGAAAAAGCGTTCCCTTCGGGGCCAACAGGTTTGACGTTATGAGGACCGAGGGCACGACCTTGGTTATCGGCGAGATAAAGAAAAGCAGTAAGTCTATAGAGGCGGCTAGAATGCAGCTTTGTCACTATCTTTATGAGCTGTCTCTGTCCGGCGTGGACGCCAAGGGGGTGCTTATGGTTCCAGCTGAGAAGCGACGGGAGGAAGTTATCCTTTCGCAGGAGGCCATAAAAAACCTGTCGGATCTGTACGGCTATATAAGGGAAATCTGCGGAAAGGAAAACCCTCCGTCGCCACAGTGGTGTCGCTACTGCAATGGCTGTGCCTACGCTGAGTTTTGCTGGAGCTAG
- the cas1b gene encoding type I-B CRISPR-associated endonuclease Cas1b: MGKTVYIFSSGDLKRKGDTIVLETEEGRKHFPVETTDELLIFGEVNVNKRFLEFCTEKQMGLHFFNHHGYYQGSYYPREYLNSGAVILAQAKHFVDNHKRMDIARRFVEGSMDNMRIVLHYYRRRGVDRVIPALSRIEEYRNVMVGAVNVSELMGLEGNGREAYYSAFDHITGGGSFAFDVRSRRPPQNRMNALISFLNSMCYVTALSQIYRTHLDPRIGFLHETNFRRFSLNLDVAEIFKPILVDRIIFSLINKKVIQAKHFDDGPSGGIYLQESGRKIVVSAWEERLQQTIDHPRLKRKVSYRGLMRMEVHKLEKHILGDQTYEPHVSGW, from the coding sequence GTGGGAAAGACTGTTTATATCTTCTCGTCCGGTGACCTTAAGAGAAAGGGAGACACCATTGTCCTTGAGACCGAAGAGGGCAGAAAGCACTTCCCCGTGGAGACGACGGACGAACTGCTGATTTTCGGTGAGGTCAACGTCAACAAGCGTTTTTTGGAATTCTGCACGGAAAAGCAGATGGGACTGCATTTTTTCAACCATCACGGATACTATCAAGGCAGCTATTATCCCAGGGAATACCTGAACTCCGGAGCGGTTATCCTCGCCCAGGCAAAGCACTTTGTCGATAACCACAAAAGGATGGATATAGCCAGGCGATTCGTCGAGGGGTCTATGGACAACATGAGGATAGTCCTCCATTATTATCGAAGGCGCGGAGTTGATAGAGTTATACCTGCCCTGTCCAGAATAGAGGAATATCGAAACGTAATGGTCGGTGCGGTTAACGTCTCGGAGCTAATGGGCCTTGAGGGGAACGGTCGAGAGGCATATTACAGTGCCTTCGATCACATCACCGGAGGGGGCTCCTTCGCCTTCGACGTCAGATCTCGTCGGCCTCCTCAGAACAGGATGAATGCCCTGATCAGCTTCCTAAACTCTATGTGTTACGTCACCGCCCTGTCTCAGATATACCGAACCCACCTGGACCCTCGGATAGGATTTTTACACGAGACCAACTTTCGCCGATTCAGCCTGAACTTGGATGTAGCGGAGATATTCAAGCCAATCCTGGTCGATAGGATTATATTCTCCCTGATAAACAAGAAGGTCATCCAGGCCAAGCACTTCGACGACGGCCCCTCCGGTGGGATCTACCTCCAGGAGTCAGGGCGGAAGATAGTGGTATCGGCCTGGGAGGAGCGGTTGCAACAGACCATCGACCATCCAAGGCTCAAGAGAAAGGTAAGCTATCGGGGGCTTATGAGGATGGAGGTCCACAAGCTGGAGAAGCACATACTAGGGGATCAAACCTATGAACCTCACGTCTCTGGGTGGTGA
- a CDS encoding type II toxin-antitoxin system RelE family toxin, producing MRDRGYRVDIKNSALKALKKLDKATRKRLSEAIFSLSDEPRPHGVRKLTGSDFLYRIRVGEYRIIYQVQDDILVVLVVRLVSRSDIYRNLD from the coding sequence TTGAGAGACAGAGGTTATCGGGTAGATATAAAAAACTCCGCTTTGAAGGCTTTAAAGAAGCTGGATAAAGCCACTCGGAAGAGGCTAAGCGAGGCTATTTTCTCCCTTTCTGACGAGCCTAGACCTCATGGAGTTCGTAAGCTGACAGGCAGCGATTTTCTCTATCGAATCAGGGTTGGGGAATATCGGATTATTTACCAGGTTCAAGACGACATCTTGGTCGTTCTGGTGGTTCGGTTAGTGTCCAGGTCGGATATCTATCGGAATCTGGACTGA
- a CDS encoding CRISPR-associated helicase/endonuclease Cas3: MIWYAKPDQTYRQHLMATFDGWRSIMERHRGPLDRLEGLYGIPSRSLMAWSLLALSLHDLGKLSEPFQRRMEAVRAGRRCTDENYRHEMLSLPWVFRAEAAIWKDLNLPNFPLASLAVLGHHLPVDSELSRFDRERRWAENSSKDDPEIYPDGADHGLDIAKEMFDRMGYVFPDFSPPQKWVPYGESYRLMGKQLPLLMERGLGGNWAMARDLLVFIKGSLCTADWLGSAGKVLAPAVRCDEKSLGEVVRARCENRGTAFTGFRPFQVEMGSIDGNGLVVAPTGSGKTEGSLLWALNKLGQEDRRILYLLPTRNTATAMWRRLGDIFGEDNVGLAHSTAFLDRQGEDEPDDGKSRLESLQDGVFIKPITVGTVDQLLSCSFSWGRWPMKEFFASNGAIILDEIHCYDGWTMGLISSAIDRFSRTGAEFLVMTATMPMSAQNFFSRRLGAPVLRGLVTSPDRSVSVRDLPLDDPSVLDDIRKSVSMGKKTMVVANSIDLCQRITRELGDLSPLCLHSRFIMKDRVELERKVEGASLLIATQVVEVSLDLDYDVLFTECAPPDCLIQRFGRINRRGREGVVGEIVVLRYSDVACKIYSDDGGGRILERTIEELPLGIDGLVDRVYGEISPEDVPRYRDGKLKGDESAKDLLGVWDSAGREKDQKTRISSYPTVTVIPQSLFDVIAEIPLPQWRRYSLDVPVWYAKDHSSAHRGQILCDMTYDPFLGGILEPSIESCFA, from the coding sequence GTGATTTGGTACGCAAAGCCCGATCAGACTTACAGACAGCACCTAATGGCGACCTTCGATGGATGGCGTTCCATAATGGAGCGCCATCGTGGCCCTTTGGACAGGCTAGAGGGGCTTTACGGAATTCCCTCCCGGTCACTCATGGCGTGGTCCCTCCTGGCCCTGTCTTTGCACGACCTAGGCAAACTGTCCGAGCCCTTTCAGAGGCGAATGGAGGCGGTCAGGGCGGGAAGAAGATGTACCGACGAAAACTATCGTCACGAAATGCTATCCCTTCCCTGGGTTTTCAGGGCAGAGGCCGCAATCTGGAAGGACCTGAATTTGCCTAACTTCCCCCTGGCCTCTTTGGCGGTCCTGGGACATCATCTCCCGGTGGACTCGGAGCTCAGCCGCTTTGACAGGGAGAGGCGTTGGGCGGAGAACAGCTCCAAAGACGACCCCGAGATCTACCCCGATGGGGCTGACCATGGTCTGGACATAGCGAAAGAGATGTTCGACCGGATGGGGTATGTTTTTCCCGATTTTAGCCCTCCCCAAAAATGGGTTCCCTACGGTGAATCATACAGGCTTATGGGAAAACAGTTGCCTCTCCTGATGGAAAGGGGGCTAGGTGGGAATTGGGCGATGGCGAGAGATCTACTGGTGTTCATCAAAGGGAGCCTCTGCACCGCCGACTGGCTTGGTTCCGCCGGCAAGGTCTTGGCTCCGGCGGTCCGCTGCGACGAGAAGAGCCTTGGGGAAGTGGTTCGGGCCCGGTGCGAGAATCGAGGCACCGCTTTTACAGGCTTCCGTCCCTTTCAGGTGGAGATGGGCTCTATCGACGGTAATGGCCTGGTCGTCGCTCCTACCGGAAGCGGCAAAACCGAGGGCTCTTTGCTCTGGGCCCTCAACAAACTCGGGCAGGAGGATCGCAGGATACTCTATCTTTTGCCGACCAGAAACACCGCTACCGCCATGTGGAGGCGGCTGGGAGACATCTTTGGGGAGGATAACGTTGGGCTGGCTCACTCAACGGCTTTTCTCGACAGACAGGGAGAGGATGAGCCTGACGACGGCAAATCGAGGCTTGAATCCCTCCAGGACGGTGTATTTATAAAGCCCATAACAGTTGGCACCGTCGATCAGCTCTTATCCTGTTCCTTCTCCTGGGGAAGATGGCCCATGAAGGAGTTCTTCGCATCCAATGGGGCCATCATTTTGGACGAAATACACTGTTACGACGGCTGGACCATGGGCCTGATCTCCTCGGCTATAGACCGTTTCTCCCGCACAGGGGCTGAGTTTTTGGTCATGACCGCCACCATGCCCATGTCGGCCCAGAATTTTTTCTCCCGAAGGCTGGGGGCTCCTGTGTTGCGAGGTTTGGTCACCTCTCCCGATAGGTCTGTTTCCGTGAGAGATCTTCCCCTTGACGACCCATCGGTTCTGGACGATATCAGAAAATCGGTGTCTATGGGAAAAAAGACCATGGTTGTGGCAAACTCCATCGACCTGTGCCAGAGGATAACCAGGGAGCTTGGGGACCTATCCCCTCTCTGTCTACACAGCCGTTTTATCATGAAAGACAGGGTTGAGCTGGAGCGTAAGGTGGAAGGTGCGTCGTTGCTCATAGCGACACAGGTTGTAGAGGTTTCACTTGACTTGGATTACGACGTTCTCTTCACCGAATGTGCTCCCCCGGATTGCCTAATACAGCGTTTTGGAAGGATAAACAGGCGAGGACGGGAGGGTGTCGTCGGCGAAATAGTGGTCTTACGGTATTCCGACGTGGCCTGCAAGATCTACTCCGACGACGGCGGTGGCAGAATATTGGAACGGACCATAGAAGAGCTTCCTCTCGGTATCGATGGGCTTGTGGACAGGGTTTACGGCGAAATCTCCCCTGAAGATGTCCCCAGATACAGGGACGGCAAGCTGAAAGGGGATGAATCCGCTAAGGATCTTCTTGGGGTGTGGGACAGTGCCGGGCGAGAGAAGGACCAAAAGACTAGAATAAGCTCCTATCCTACCGTTACCGTTATACCTCAGTCCCTTTTCGACGTTATCGCCGAGATTCCCCTTCCTCAGTGGCGTCGTTACAGCCTCGACGTTCCGGTATGGTACGCCAAAGATCACTCCTCCGCCCACAGAGGGCAAATTCTCTGCGACATGACCTACGATCCTTTCTTAGGCGGGATCCTGGAGCCATCCATAGAATCCTGCTTCGCATAA